Proteins from one Bradyrhizobium amphicarpaeae genomic window:
- a CDS encoding LysR family transcriptional regulator, translated as MKTDLNDFAYFAEVVGHGGFAAAGRALHEPKSKLSRRIAGLEERLGLRLIERSSRRFRVTEVGQAFYERCRAIMAEAEQAEALVTQAQAEPHGRIRFSCPTGMVGEMSGLVSSFLTRYPKVRLQLVAIDRPVDLIEERIDVALRVRSVLVGDAALTMRSLGTSMRILVASPQLASRLRTLDDLAALPTLATSDDDAMVEWHLETNDGQARIHRHEPRMGCGDFSAVRDAAVAGLGIALLPDHLCREALEQGKLVHVLSDWRGHPGIVHLVFTTRRGLPRAVRALIDHLAAGFSKTLL; from the coding sequence ATGAAGACTGATTTGAACGACTTCGCCTATTTTGCCGAGGTGGTCGGGCACGGCGGATTCGCCGCCGCGGGAAGGGCGCTGCACGAGCCCAAATCCAAGCTGAGCCGGCGGATTGCCGGGCTCGAGGAACGCCTGGGGTTGCGCCTGATCGAACGCTCGAGTCGACGCTTCCGCGTCACCGAAGTGGGCCAGGCCTTCTACGAGCGCTGTCGCGCCATCATGGCGGAGGCCGAACAGGCCGAGGCGCTGGTCACGCAAGCGCAGGCCGAGCCGCACGGCCGCATTCGTTTCAGCTGTCCGACCGGCATGGTCGGGGAGATGTCCGGCCTCGTGTCGAGCTTCCTGACGCGCTATCCCAAGGTACGCCTGCAACTCGTTGCCATCGACAGGCCGGTGGACCTGATTGAGGAGCGGATCGACGTGGCCCTGCGGGTCCGTTCTGTGCTCGTCGGTGACGCGGCACTCACCATGCGGTCGCTCGGCACATCGATGCGGATCCTTGTCGCAAGCCCGCAACTGGCAAGCCGGCTGCGAACTCTCGACGATCTTGCCGCACTTCCGACGCTCGCGACCTCCGATGACGACGCGATGGTGGAATGGCATCTGGAGACGAATGACGGGCAAGCTCGCATCCACAGGCACGAGCCGCGGATGGGATGCGGTGACTTCAGCGCAGTGCGTGATGCGGCGGTCGCGGGACTCGGCATTGCGCTTCTGCCCGACCATCTTTGCCGGGAGGCGCTCGAGCAGGGTAAGCTCGTCCATGTGCTGTCGGACTGGCGTGGTCACCCGGGTATCGTGCATCTCGTGTTTACGACACGACGAGGTCTACCGCGGGCCGTGCGCGCCTTGATCGATCATCTTGCGGCGGGTTTCTCCAAGACCTTGCTGTAA
- a CDS encoding SDR family NAD(P)-dependent oxidoreductase: MTNRFNNKVVVVTGGTSGIGLATAKAFAAEGASVFITGRRKDTLDAAVKSIGGRVTGVQGDMANLADIDRLYDAVQKKHQQIDAIFANAGGGEFAPLGAITEEHYQRTFDTNVKGVLFTVQKALPLLRDGASIVLNASTTSVSGTPAFSVYSATKAAVRNFARTWILDLKDRRIRVNAVSPGVTETPGLNHLFGAGEQAEGTKTHLASMIPAGRVGQPEEIAKAVLFLASDEASFVNGVELFVDGGQVQI, from the coding sequence ATGACCAACAGGTTCAACAACAAGGTCGTGGTGGTGACCGGCGGCACCAGCGGCATCGGACTTGCCACCGCAAAGGCTTTTGCGGCCGAGGGCGCCTCGGTTTTCATCACCGGCCGCCGCAAGGACACGCTGGACGCAGCAGTGAAATCGATCGGCGGTCGCGTGACCGGCGTGCAGGGCGACATGGCCAATCTCGCCGACATCGACCGGCTCTACGACGCCGTCCAGAAGAAGCACCAGCAGATCGACGCGATCTTCGCCAATGCCGGCGGCGGCGAGTTCGCACCGCTCGGCGCCATCACCGAGGAGCACTATCAACGCACTTTCGACACCAACGTGAAAGGCGTTCTCTTCACCGTGCAGAAGGCACTGCCCCTGCTCCGCGACGGCGCGTCCATCGTGCTGAACGCCTCGACCACGAGCGTCTCGGGCACGCCCGCCTTCAGCGTCTATTCGGCGACCAAGGCTGCCGTGCGCAATTTCGCGCGCACCTGGATTCTCGACTTGAAGGATCGGCGCATCCGCGTCAACGCCGTCAGCCCCGGTGTGACCGAAACGCCCGGGCTGAACCATCTGTTCGGCGCCGGCGAGCAGGCCGAAGGCACCAAGACTCATCTCGCGAGCATGATCCCGGCCGGCCGCGTCGGCCAGCCCGAGGAGATCGCGAAGGCTGTTCTGTTCCTCGCCTCCGACGAGGCCAGCTTCGTCAACGGCGTCGAGCTTTTCGTCGACGGCGGTCAGGTGCAGATCTGA
- a CDS encoding GGDEF domain-containing protein gives MLRPPDIPSGGKADRLNLPSIKHGLRSGNPVNTALGAPAFIIRTTRGYFGMRSDAGRYSLPRWRVMQWLTDVGPDVPADIRAALIAQLFGAVPIFAGGAINSVAIAAIIAYRQQTAPLIAWFVLELVICLARLAILLAAHRAIRLHRPTPTDLHLLFSMAWSLSLGLGAMASIASGDWLVAMLACMSTAAMIGGICFRNFGAPRFAGLMILISLGPVVPYIALLHEPVLYIMIYQIPMYLAAMTGAAFRLNRMLITTMQAERENSRRAHHDALTGLLNRAGLVGALEAELAQAVREPRSFALFFADLDAFKPINDTFGHAAGDEVLKTVAGRLRKAVPEGAAIARMGGDEFVALVDGITAEQAQAMGQRIVGEIAKPYQVDGETPVMIGVSVGIALSPDHGSQVDELLAVADAALYEAKSGGKSRCCLATLEGGLTVLRRLQNNRRRATHAISAAA, from the coding sequence ATGCTTCGACCGCCGGACATTCCGTCCGGCGGTAAGGCAGACCGCCTTAATTTACCTTCCATCAAGCACGGCTTGCGATCAGGGAACCCTGTAAACACGGCTTTAGGAGCCCCCGCCTTTATCATCCGCACGACAAGGGGATACTTTGGGATGCGGTCCGACGCTGGACGATACAGCTTGCCACGCTGGCGCGTGATGCAGTGGTTGACGGACGTCGGTCCCGACGTGCCGGCCGACATTCGTGCAGCCCTCATCGCCCAACTCTTCGGTGCGGTCCCGATCTTTGCCGGAGGCGCCATCAATTCGGTCGCGATCGCGGCCATCATCGCCTATCGACAGCAGACGGCGCCGCTCATCGCCTGGTTCGTGCTCGAACTCGTGATTTGCCTGGCGCGCCTCGCGATCCTGCTCGCAGCACATCGCGCGATCCGGCTGCATCGCCCGACCCCGACCGATCTTCATCTCCTGTTCTCGATGGCCTGGAGCCTGAGCCTCGGCCTTGGCGCGATGGCGAGCATCGCGAGCGGCGACTGGCTCGTGGCGATGCTTGCTTGCATGTCCACGGCCGCGATGATCGGCGGCATCTGCTTCCGCAATTTCGGTGCGCCGCGATTTGCCGGGCTCATGATCCTGATCAGTCTCGGCCCCGTCGTCCCTTACATCGCCCTTCTTCACGAGCCGGTGCTCTACATCATGATCTACCAGATCCCGATGTATCTCGCGGCCATGACCGGCGCGGCCTTCCGGCTCAACAGGATGCTGATCACCACCATGCAGGCCGAGCGCGAGAACAGCCGTCGCGCGCACCATGACGCACTCACGGGTCTGCTGAACCGCGCCGGGTTGGTCGGTGCGCTCGAAGCGGAGCTCGCGCAAGCCGTCCGTGAGCCGCGCTCCTTTGCTCTGTTCTTCGCCGATCTCGATGCGTTCAAGCCGATCAACGACACGTTCGGGCATGCAGCCGGCGATGAGGTGCTGAAGACTGTCGCCGGGCGGTTGCGCAAGGCGGTGCCCGAAGGCGCGGCCATCGCGCGGATGGGCGGCGACGAATTCGTCGCCCTGGTCGATGGCATCACGGCCGAGCAGGCACAGGCGATGGGACAACGCATCGTCGGCGAGATCGCAAAGCCCTATCAGGTCGACGGGGAGACCCCTGTGATGATCGGCGTGAGTGTCGGCATCGCGCTGTCACCCGATCACGGTTCCCAGGTGGACGAATTGCTCGCGGTCGCGGATGCGGCCCTCTACGAAGCGAAATCCGGCGGCAAGTCGCGCTGCTGCCTGGCGACGCTTGAGGGCGGCCTGACTGTGCTGCGCCGGCTCCAGAATAACCGCAGGCGTGCCACGCACGCGATCAGCGCGGCGGCCTGA
- a CDS encoding NrsF family protein: MIDTPDLIATLASDMKPVKRLQPPLVRALGWLGFAALLLALIAVNRGIRPDLGDRLRETAFATRTAAALATGILAAIAAFVVSLPDRSKLWLLLPVPALVVWLSNVGYQCLTHWVVIGPEGVSPGEAVRCFSTLVLTGLPLSCLLCFMLRYAAVLQPAAVAITGSLGVGALTAVALSLFHTIDASAMILMWNVGTTAMFGALGAFFGRTAMGWAADRMS, from the coding sequence ATGATCGATACGCCCGACCTCATCGCTACGCTTGCGTCGGACATGAAGCCGGTGAAACGACTGCAGCCGCCGTTGGTGCGCGCCCTTGGCTGGCTTGGATTTGCCGCCTTGCTGCTGGCGCTGATCGCAGTCAATCGCGGCATTCGACCCGACCTCGGCGACCGGCTGCGGGAGACGGCCTTCGCCACGCGCACGGCAGCGGCGCTTGCGACAGGCATCCTCGCGGCCATCGCGGCCTTCGTCGTCAGCCTGCCCGACCGCTCGAAGCTCTGGCTGCTGCTTCCCGTTCCCGCTCTTGTCGTCTGGCTGTCCAACGTTGGCTATCAGTGCCTGACCCATTGGGTCGTGATTGGACCGGAGGGGGTGAGTCCGGGCGAGGCTGTGCGGTGCTTCTCCACGCTCGTGCTGACGGGCCTACCCCTTTCGTGTCTGCTTTGCTTCATGCTGCGCTACGCAGCCGTTCTTCAGCCGGCTGCGGTCGCGATCACGGGCAGCCTCGGTGTCGGCGCGCTTACGGCCGTGGCACTGTCGCTGTTCCACACCATCGATGCCTCGGCCATGATCCTGATGTGGAATGTCGGGACGACCGCGATGTTCGGCGCGCTGGGAGCTTTCTTCGGCAGGACGGCTATGGGGTGGGCTGCAGACCGGATGAGCTGA
- a CDS encoding sigma-70 family RNA polymerase sigma factor, with translation MVLLKVIDGSGSNARDTRQARELDWSILMARAQDGDRVAYHRLLTEISPFLRSLATPRLRDGADVEDAIQDILLTVHAIRHTYDPARPFAPWLVTIAKRRLVDRLRGWGRIRRREVAMEREHEAVAEPQSDTGLDGHHLQAAVETLPPAQQKALRLVKLQDMSLKDASHASGMSVVALKVNVHRALKNLQRLFSDRIQP, from the coding sequence ATGGTGCTGCTCAAGGTGATCGATGGCAGCGGCTCCAATGCACGGGATACCCGGCAGGCGCGCGAGCTCGACTGGTCGATCCTGATGGCGCGGGCGCAGGACGGCGATCGGGTCGCCTATCATCGCCTGCTGACGGAGATATCCCCATTCCTGCGTTCGTTGGCGACGCCGCGACTTCGAGATGGCGCCGACGTAGAGGACGCCATCCAGGATATTCTGCTGACGGTGCACGCGATCAGACACACCTATGACCCCGCGCGTCCCTTCGCCCCCTGGCTCGTGACCATCGCCAAGCGTCGGCTGGTCGACCGGCTGCGCGGTTGGGGCCGCATCCGCCGCCGGGAGGTCGCAATGGAGCGCGAACACGAAGCCGTTGCAGAGCCGCAATCCGATACGGGCCTGGATGGGCATCATCTGCAGGCTGCCGTCGAAACCCTGCCGCCGGCTCAACAGAAGGCGCTGCGGCTCGTCAAACTGCAGGACATGTCCCTGAAGGACGCTTCGCATGCGAGCGGCATGTCGGTCGTAGCGCTCAAGGTGAACGTTCACCGGGCTCTGAAGAACCTGCAAAGACTTTTTTCCGACCGGATCCAGCCATGA
- a CDS encoding cytochrome c biogenesis CcdA family protein: MSVTLALGYVAGALSTLSPCVLPILPIVLFAAVERHAWGPVALAAGLSLSFAAVGITLATVGFSAGIDPAVLRLATAALLAIMGLVLLVPALQGRLAAAAAPLATGGQTLLDRVTPRGLGGQFVIGALLGVVWSPCTGPTLGAAVGLAAQGRDLASAAATMTAFALGAATPILLLAYGSRQAILARRDGMMRVAQVAKPAMGGMLVLAGLFILTGFDKLIETSLTRAMPDWLVDLTTRL, from the coding sequence ATGTCGGTCACGCTGGCGCTCGGCTATGTGGCCGGCGCGCTCTCGACGCTATCTCCATGCGTGCTGCCGATCTTGCCGATCGTGCTGTTCGCGGCCGTCGAGCGCCATGCGTGGGGACCAGTCGCGCTGGCAGCGGGGCTATCGCTGTCCTTTGCAGCGGTCGGCATCACGCTGGCGACGGTCGGGTTCAGTGCCGGCATCGATCCCGCCGTCCTGCGCCTGGCGACTGCCGCGCTGCTTGCGATCATGGGGCTGGTGTTGCTGGTCCCGGCGCTGCAGGGCAGGCTGGCCGCGGCGGCCGCGCCGCTTGCAACGGGCGGTCAGACGCTGCTCGATCGCGTCACGCCGCGGGGACTCGGCGGTCAGTTCGTCATTGGCGCCTTGCTCGGCGTGGTCTGGTCGCCCTGCACGGGCCCGACGCTGGGAGCAGCCGTCGGGCTCGCCGCGCAGGGCCGCGACCTGGCTTCGGCGGCAGCCACCATGACCGCCTTTGCGCTTGGCGCGGCAACGCCGATCCTCCTGCTCGCCTACGGTTCGCGCCAGGCAATCCTCGCCCGGCGCGACGGCATGATGCGGGTTGCGCAGGTCGCCAAGCCCGCGATGGGCGGGATGCTCGTTCTGGCGGGTCTTTTCATTCTGACCGGCTTCGACAAGCTGATCGAGACATCCCTGACGCGCGCCATGCCGGACTGGCTGGTCGACCTGACGACGCGGCTGTGA
- a CDS encoding thioredoxin family protein, giving the protein MSFTFSKAMLVAAALVLPTLAHAAQPYEPKALQAAQAANKPVLIEVTAPWCPTCRKQKPIVQQIEQERPDLVILDVDFDSAKDVLRQLKVQNQSTLIVYRGAKEIGRSTGETDPAAIRAMVAKAF; this is encoded by the coding sequence ATGTCATTCACGTTTTCCAAGGCCATGCTGGTCGCGGCCGCCTTGGTCCTGCCTACCCTTGCCCATGCCGCCCAGCCGTATGAACCGAAAGCCCTCCAGGCGGCTCAGGCGGCCAACAAGCCTGTCTTGATCGAGGTCACAGCACCCTGGTGCCCCACCTGCCGAAAGCAGAAGCCGATCGTGCAGCAGATCGAGCAGGAGAGGCCTGACCTCGTCATCCTCGACGTGGATTTCGACAGCGCAAAGGATGTCCTCAGGCAGCTCAAGGTTCAGAACCAGAGCACCTTGATCGTCTATCGTGGGGCAAAGGAGATCGGCCGTTCGACGGGCGAAACCGATCCCGCTGCGATCCGAGCCATGGTCGCCAAGGCGTTCTGA
- a CDS encoding TrmJ/YjtD family RNA methyltransferase: protein MSGTDKSKAGLSLDGPIVILVEPQLGENIGMAARAMGNFALGALRIVNPRDGWPNIAAQRAAAGADHILETVQLFGTVEEAVADLDLLFATTARPHDQAKPVVGPEAAAGEIAGHLAAGGRAGILFGRERWGLTNEEVGLSNRIITFPVNPGFASLNLAQAVLLVGYEWFKRATSGELPHAMPERSERASQHQMQAFFDNLIRELDKVEFLRPAEKRDTMLVNLRNIFSRMEPTKQDMHTLHGVIMAIAEGRKGPAKGGVLDGEQATRLRALLAEHGSGTPDSGSTVRGLARLLRRNPTDAERLLWQALTRDRRFAGLFKRQTPVGRHIPDFVSFPHRIAIELVNPGEGEAIAADRAGRRSWLEARDYRVLEIRAADVERDLEAELARLAGMMEQGA, encoded by the coding sequence ATGTCGGGGACTGACAAGAGCAAGGCCGGTCTCTCCCTCGACGGTCCCATCGTCATCCTGGTCGAGCCGCAGCTCGGGGAAAACATCGGCATGGCCGCGCGCGCCATGGGCAATTTCGCGCTTGGCGCCCTGCGCATCGTCAACCCCAGGGACGGCTGGCCCAACATCGCCGCGCAGCGGGCCGCGGCCGGTGCCGACCACATCCTGGAAACGGTCCAATTGTTCGGCACGGTCGAAGAGGCCGTCGCCGACCTCGACCTGCTGTTTGCCACCACCGCGCGCCCGCACGATCAGGCCAAGCCGGTGGTCGGGCCGGAGGCGGCGGCCGGCGAGATCGCGGGTCACCTCGCGGCCGGCGGCAGGGCCGGCATCCTGTTCGGCCGCGAGCGCTGGGGACTGACCAATGAAGAGGTCGGCCTCTCCAACCGCATCATCACCTTCCCGGTCAATCCGGGCTTCGCCTCGCTCAACCTCGCCCAGGCCGTGCTGCTGGTCGGCTATGAATGGTTCAAGCGGGCGACCTCAGGCGAGCTGCCGCACGCCATGCCGGAGCGGTCCGAGCGCGCCTCGCAGCACCAGATGCAGGCGTTCTTCGACAACCTCATCCGTGAGCTCGACAAGGTGGAATTTTTGCGCCCGGCCGAGAAGCGCGACACCATGCTGGTCAACCTGCGCAACATTTTCAGCCGGATGGAGCCGACCAAGCAGGACATGCACACCTTGCACGGGGTGATCATGGCGATCGCCGAGGGACGCAAGGGCCCAGCCAAGGGCGGCGTGCTCGACGGCGAGCAGGCCACGCGCCTGCGCGCTCTGCTCGCCGAGCACGGCAGCGGGACGCCCGATAGCGGTTCTACCGTGCGCGGCCTCGCCCGCCTGCTTCGCCGCAATCCGACCGACGCCGAGCGCCTGCTCTGGCAGGCCCTGACCCGCGACCGCCGCTTTGCAGGCCTGTTCAAGCGCCAGACTCCTGTGGGGCGCCATATCCCGGACTTCGTCTCGTTCCCGCACCGGATCGCGATCGAGCTGGTCAACCCGGGCGAGGGCGAGGCGATCGCAGCGGACCGTGCGGGACGGCGGAGCTGGCTCGAGGCGCGGGACTATCGGGTGCTCGAGATCCGCGCGGCGGATGTCGAGCGCGATCTCGAGGCGGAGCTGGCGCGGCTCGCGGGGATGATGGAGCAGGGCGCGTAG
- a CDS encoding NADP-dependent isocitrate dehydrogenase, translated as MAKIKVSNPVVELDGDEMTRIIWQYIKDKLITPFLDVELMYFDLGMEYRDHTNDQVTIDAAEAIKKVGVGVKCATITPDEARVKEFNLKQMWKSPNGTIRNILGGVIFREPIICKNVPRLVPGWTKPIIIGRHAYGDQYRATDFKFPGKGTLSMKFVGEDGTVIEKEVFKAPGAGVAMEMYNLDDSIIDFARASLNYGLLRNYPVYLSTKNTILKVYDGRFKDIFQDIYDREFKKEFEAKGLTYEHRLIDDMVASALKWSGGYVWACKNYDGDVQSDTVAQGYGSLGLMTSVLLTPDGKTVEAEAAHGTVTRHYREHQKGKETSTNSIASIFAWTRGLSHRAKLDNNAELAKFANTLEKVCVDTVEAGYMTKDLALLVGADQRWLSTTGFLDKVAENLTKELAA; from the coding sequence ATGGCAAAAATCAAGGTATCCAATCCCGTCGTCGAACTCGATGGCGACGAGATGACCCGGATCATCTGGCAGTACATCAAGGACAAGCTGATCACCCCGTTCCTGGATGTCGAGCTGATGTATTTCGACCTGGGCATGGAGTACCGCGACCACACCAACGATCAGGTCACCATCGACGCCGCCGAAGCCATCAAGAAGGTCGGCGTCGGCGTCAAGTGCGCCACCATCACCCCGGACGAGGCCCGGGTGAAGGAGTTCAACCTCAAGCAGATGTGGAAGTCGCCGAACGGCACCATCCGCAACATCCTCGGCGGCGTGATCTTCCGCGAGCCGATCATCTGCAAGAACGTGCCGCGCCTGGTTCCCGGCTGGACCAAGCCGATCATCATCGGCCGCCACGCCTATGGCGACCAGTACCGCGCCACAGATTTCAAGTTCCCGGGCAAGGGCACCCTGTCGATGAAGTTCGTCGGCGAAGACGGCACCGTGATCGAGAAGGAAGTGTTCAAGGCACCGGGCGCCGGCGTCGCCATGGAGATGTACAATCTCGACGATTCCATCATCGACTTCGCCCGCGCCTCGCTGAACTACGGCCTGCTGCGCAACTACCCGGTCTACCTCTCGACCAAGAACACGATTCTCAAGGTCTATGACGGCCGCTTCAAGGACATCTTCCAGGACATCTACGACCGCGAGTTCAAGAAGGAATTCGAGGCCAAGGGCCTGACCTACGAGCACCGCCTGATCGACGACATGGTGGCCTCGGCGCTGAAATGGTCGGGCGGCTACGTCTGGGCCTGCAAGAACTACGACGGCGACGTGCAGTCCGACACGGTCGCGCAGGGCTACGGCTCGCTCGGCCTGATGACCTCGGTGCTGCTCACCCCCGACGGCAAGACCGTCGAGGCCGAAGCGGCCCACGGCACGGTGACCCGCCATTACCGCGAGCACCAGAAGGGCAAGGAGACCTCGACCAACTCGATCGCCTCGATCTTCGCCTGGACCCGTGGCCTGTCGCACCGCGCCAAGCTCGACAACAATGCCGAGCTCGCCAAGTTCGCCAACACGCTGGAGAAGGTCTGCGTCGACACCGTCGAGGCCGGCTACATGACCAAGGACCTCGCGCTCCTGGTCGGCGCCGACCAGCGCTGGCTCTCGACCACCGGCTTCCTCGACAAGGTCGCCGAGAACCTGACCAAGGAGCTGGCGGCCTGA
- a CDS encoding DUF3455 domain-containing protein: protein MLIKLAGPTMLFAALIGPAGAAERLPDAIAAPGESVVLSVHAEGAQVYECKAGSDGKLAWAFREPIATLLSEGKTIGRHYAGPNWEFADGSAVVGKAIGNAPGATAADIPWLKLEVAARRGSGTLTPVTTVQRINTHGGKLDGACDKAGEFKSAPYSAEYVFLKKG, encoded by the coding sequence ATGTTGATCAAGCTTGCCGGCCCCACGATGCTGTTCGCGGCCCTGATCGGACCGGCCGGGGCTGCAGAGCGACTGCCCGACGCCATCGCCGCACCGGGCGAGAGCGTCGTGCTCAGCGTCCACGCCGAGGGCGCGCAGGTCTATGAATGCAAGGCGGGTAGCGACGGCAAGCTCGCCTGGGCCTTCCGCGAGCCGATCGCGACGCTGCTGTCCGAGGGCAAGACCATCGGCCGGCATTATGCCGGCCCGAACTGGGAGTTCGCCGATGGCAGCGCGGTGGTCGGCAAGGCTATCGGCAACGCACCTGGCGCAACGGCAGCCGATATCCCCTGGCTGAAGCTCGAGGTCGCCGCCCGCCGCGGCAGCGGCACCCTTACGCCGGTCACCACCGTCCAGCGCATCAACACCCATGGCGGCAAGCTCGACGGCGCATGCGACAAGGCCGGCGAGTTCAAGAGCGCGCCCTACTCGGCCGAATATGTCTTCCTGAAGAAGGGTTGA
- a CDS encoding DUF3303 domain-containing protein → MLFMVIERFRDRDPIPVYRRVRDEGVKFPEGLKYLGSWIEPNFDRCFQLMECDDARLLQEWVLNCQGNGMTFEIVPVVPSKETREVVAPFLDRT, encoded by the coding sequence ATGCTCTTCATGGTGATCGAACGCTTCAGGGACCGCGATCCCATCCCGGTCTACCGGCGCGTGCGCGACGAGGGCGTCAAGTTTCCGGAAGGCCTGAAATATCTCGGCAGCTGGATCGAGCCGAATTTCGACCGCTGCTTCCAGCTGATGGAATGCGACGACGCGCGCCTGCTGCAAGAATGGGTGTTGAACTGCCAGGGCAACGGCATGACCTTCGAGATCGTACCGGTCGTGCCCAGCAAGGAGACGCGCGAGGTTGTCGCGCCCTTCCTCGACCGAACCTGA
- a CDS encoding cyclic nucleotide-gated ion channel — protein sequence MRPVPRERGLRDPDLRDRLYELLEHDPLAYSAGSRFIKFIIGVIVLNVVAMILASVPELDAQFGTLFSVVTALAAMVFALEYLARMWTVAGHTQRKGSALSDRFGYVFSTLGIIDLMAFLPASVVLATGRHATLAALGVLPFFKLIRYSPAMRSLLAAVHAERRALIGCIVILIGAVLSFASLLYAIERDVQPDKLGTIPQAMWWAIVTLGTVGYGDVVPVTALGKLVSTFAIISGFAMIALPVAIISTAFAEEVKRRDFVVTWGMLARVPLFSHLSAAEIADIMRLLRARTIEQGEILVRRGDAASSMYFITAGEVEIALPSQQVRLTDGTFFGEIALLHKTKRSGTVTATCKTRLLVLDAQDFHALIARMPTLADHVHTTAKARLADTGDLALAELAQAEQEESPG from the coding sequence ATGCGCCCCGTTCCGCGAGAACGTGGCTTGCGAGATCCCGATTTGAGGGATCGCCTCTATGAATTGCTGGAGCACGACCCGTTGGCCTATTCAGCCGGGTCGCGCTTCATCAAGTTCATCATCGGCGTCATCGTACTCAACGTCGTCGCGATGATCCTCGCATCGGTGCCGGAGCTGGACGCGCAATTCGGCACGCTGTTCTCGGTCGTCACAGCCCTCGCCGCGATGGTGTTCGCGCTGGAATATCTGGCGCGGATGTGGACCGTGGCGGGACACACCCAGCGCAAGGGCTCCGCGCTGTCCGACCGGTTCGGCTACGTCTTCTCGACGCTCGGCATCATCGACCTCATGGCGTTCCTGCCCGCGTCCGTCGTGCTCGCCACCGGCCGGCACGCGACGCTGGCGGCGCTGGGCGTGCTGCCGTTCTTCAAGCTGATCCGCTATTCGCCGGCGATGCGCTCGCTGCTCGCCGCCGTGCACGCCGAACGGCGGGCGCTGATCGGCTGCATCGTCATCCTGATCGGCGCGGTCCTGTCCTTCGCCTCGCTGCTCTACGCCATCGAGCGCGACGTGCAGCCGGACAAGCTCGGCACCATCCCGCAGGCGATGTGGTGGGCGATCGTGACGCTCGGCACCGTCGGCTATGGCGACGTGGTGCCGGTGACGGCGCTCGGCAAGCTGGTCTCCACGTTCGCCATCATCTCAGGCTTTGCCATGATCGCGCTGCCGGTCGCGATCATCTCCACCGCCTTTGCCGAAGAGGTGAAGCGGCGCGACTTCGTCGTCACCTGGGGCATGCTGGCGCGGGTGCCGCTGTTCTCGCATCTGTCGGCCGCGGAGATCGCCGACATCATGCGCCTCTTGCGCGCGCGCACCATCGAGCAGGGCGAAATCCTGGTCCGCCGCGGCGATGCGGCCTCGTCGATGTATTTCATCACCGCCGGCGAGGTCGAGATCGCGCTGCCGAGCCAGCAGGTGCGGCTCACCGACGGCACCTTCTTCGGCGAGATCGCGCTGCTGCACAAGACAAAACGCAGCGGCACGGTGACGGCGACGTGCAAGACGCGCCTGCTCGTGCTCGACGCCCAGGATTTTCACGCCTTGATCGCGCGCATGCCGACGCTCGCCGACCACGTCCACACCACCGCCAAGGCGAGGCTCGCCGATACCGGCGACCTCGCGCTGGCGGAGCTGGCTCAGGCCGAGCAGGAAGAGAGCCCGGGGTAG